The genomic DNA TTCAGAGAGCAACTGGAAAATACAGGCGACCAATTCATGAATTCTGCTGGTGATATTTTACAAAATCTATCGAAAAGCACGGTTCAAAGTTTAGGTAGTTTTGTTGGTGCTGTAGCTACGATCGTTGTTGCCGTATTGACGATGCCGTTTATTTTGTTTTATCTGTTGAAAGATGGGAAACAATTAGCGCCTTATTTGGTGAAATTCTTACCTACTCGGATGAGAGTCCCCACTTTGAAAGTCTTAGGTGAGATGAATGATCAGGTTTCTTCATATATTCGAGGACAGTTGACTGTCGCTTTTGCGGTTGCAATCATGTTTATGATCGGATTTGCGATCATTGGGTTAGATTATGCTGTCACTTTAGGTATCATTGCCGGTTTCTTGAACTTGATCCCTTACTTAGGCTCATTTTTAGCGATGATCCCTGCGGTATTTTTAGCCATCGTTGCAGGACCAATCATGTTGGTCAAAGTATTGATCGTTTTCGCCTTAGAGCAAACCATCGAAGGCCGTTTGATCTCGCCACTTGTACTTGGCAATCAGTTGTCGATCCATCCAGTGACGATTTTACTTGTCCTATTAACATCTGGAAAATTATTTGGTGTGGTCGGTGTGATTTTAGGGATACCTGTCTATGCCGCAGCGAAAGTATTGATTTCTCACATTTTTGAATGGTACACTACGATTTCTTCTCTTTATGAAGAAAAGCAACAAGAATAAATGAAAAGCCGAGATGATCGAGAATAGGAAACCTATTCTCAGTCGTCTCGGCTTTTTGATTATTTCATCAATAAGTTAGTCATTTTTTGGATCGCTGCGGAAATATCATCTGTCGCTTGGTCTTGTTTTGCTTCTGACGCATCAAATTGTTCAGCATCGATGCCTTTTTCTGGTTGGATGCTTTGAGTCATTTCTTCACAACCAGCTACATAATTTTTGTAGGCTTTTTCAAAGTTCTTATGGATACCCATTACTTTGGCTGGTGGACGCAACGTACTGATTTTCTTTAGCATATTACGATATTTTTCAGTACCTTGATCAAATAACTCAACCGTCTCAACAAGCTCGGCTTGCGTTAGTTCAGCTGTTTTCTTTTGATCGATTGCTTCTCTGATTTTTTCATATTTTGGGTGCATCGTTTCGCCGATTGCTTCTGTTTCTTTCACGATTTTATCGACTGTCTGCACGTAATAACCGAGATTCGGTAACATAGGTTTTCCTACTTTCTTCTTTTTCTTTCTCTATTTTACCTGTTTATTCTAGTAGAAAACAAGTCATTACATCAATAAAATGTTATTTTTATCGTTTATTTTTCATAAAATCCTGCATCTAAACTATATTGTTCTCCTGAAACTAGATCATATTGGATCAAGCGATACGCCTCGTATACTTCCTCTTGCGCCTGATTCAACTGTGCTTCTTTTCCCCATTGGCCATTTTGAAAATACAGTTCTCGTTCAAACGCGGGAATAGCCGACTCCATTTCAAGCAGTAATTGATAAAAACCAGTGGTCTTTTGATTCGTTTGTTCTAAAAGATTCGCTGCAAAATAAAAAGGGCTAGTGACAGCATCATTGGTTTCACGTTTCTCTAACTCACCTGCTGTATCGAACATGAGAAACTCTGTCTGATGTAAGGCTTGTTTCTCATTTTTATTTTTGATCTCGTCCGAATAGATCCCTGGTAAATGATCTCCCCAAAAAACGACTAGCGTTCTTCTTGGAGTATCTTTCAGCGCCTCAGTGAATGCTTTCAATGCTTGACTACTATAAGCAATATCTTGCAAATAATTGTTGAGTGTGTCTGTTCCAGTATCATCTTCTGTTGTAGCCGAAAAATCTAATTGCGAATACTTGCCTGCATAAGGCATATGGGTCTGCATCGTGACCAGATGGACAAACTGAGGCGTTTCCTCATCTTTTAATAAGTCTAAAATTTCTTTATAGGCAGACTCATCTGAAATATATGGATTATTATCAATAGTATCGGTGTAAGTCATATTTCCCTCGCTGATAAACGTATCAAACCCTAGCGTCTGATAGACATCTTCACGTTTATACATCGATGTATTATAAGGATGGATCGCCGTTGTTCGATAGTTTTGTGCATTAAGCGTGGAAACAAGCGATGGTAATTGATCCAGCTTGGGAACGAGCATCGTATATGGTGTGGTCATTTGACCATTGAATAATGCCATGGATAGACCCGTTAAGGCTTCAAACTCAATATTTGCTGTTCCACCACCATAATTTTGCGAAAGCATTCGCCCACTATAGGTTTGATTTGCCACTTCACGATAATCCGCTAAGGGATCACCGGTCACCGTGACACCATTTAGATGACTTGGATCAGAAAAGCTTTCACTCATCACATAAATGATATTTGGCTGCTCATCGCTTGCCGTTTGATTTTTTTCGTCTGCGATTGCTTGATATTTTTCAGTGATTTCATTGATTTTTTCTTTTGAATAACCTTCTGGTCGTTCCATCGGTTCAACTTTTAGATTGTACAAAAAGCCACCAATGAATCCTGTATTATAATAATTCATTTTTTGACTATAAGGAATCCACAAAGCCGTTTGATTATAAGCTTTACGCAACAAATTATTGGGATTATTGAAGTTACTGAAATAGCCCATCATTGCAACGGTCATGACTAAAGTCAAGATACGATAGATTTGGAATGTTCGATCTTTTTTGAAACTACGGACAATTGCCCAGACCACTCCACCAAAGGCAAGTGCCGCTATTAGCATCAACCCAATAAAAATCGGTGTTCCGGTCATGTCTTTGAGTAAATTGAACTCTGTGATCATCTTTAAGTCATCTGGATAGATGGGTTCTTGACGATAGCTCATTTTCAAGTAATTTGCAAAACCTAATATACCGATACTTACGAGATAAAAAAGCAGACCAAATAAGTAAGAACCCGCGAAAGCGACCATAAATAAGAAGACAGTAAGTAATACGAAACAAGCAAGTAAAAATTTTTCTGTGTGCCATGAAAAAGCAAATTTCAAGGCTAAATCAACTGAAAGATTATTCTGGCACCATTGTAAATACAAATTGCTTATAAGTATCACTAAGACTGTTACTACCCCCAGAGTAGTGATTCGTAAAATTTTTTGTTGTTTGGTTGAAAGCTTATCTAAATGTTTGTTCAAGAGAGCGCTCCTTCACTTTTTCTAAACTACTTTAACGCCTATTTTATTCTAGTCGCTTCACAAATGAAAGTAAAGTTCAAAAAACAAGTAGTCTGAACGACCAATTTTATAAAAAAATAAATAGAAAACAAAAGGAATGAAACTGTGTCTTAGTCTCTCCAACTCGCAAAGAATAAGCGGTAATAGCCACAATTTTGAACAACAAATTGTGGCTATTACCGCTTATTTCTTGAAGGGCTTTATGTCACTTTGATTGAAATGATGCTCAAATATCAGCCGAATACGCAACTGGTTCACCAAAAACTGGGAACCCCTCTGTGTCCCACGAAAATACTTGTGCGTTGGCATGACGATTGGGATTGTTCAGAGGATCGATTCCTTCATTTTTTTCTGGTCGTGCATGGTAAACTAATACATCTTCTTTGCCATCTTCTGAGCGAGTAAAGGAGTTATGTCCCGGTCCAAACTGCTTATTTTTCTCCGAAGAGACAAAGACAGGTTCAGGATTTTTATGCCAAGAATAACCGTCAAGTAGATCCGCTGACTCTTCTGCCCACAGCAAACCCATCGCATAATTTTCATCAGTGGCACTCCCTGAGTAAGTGATGAATATTTTCCCATTACGAACCAGTACGGCTGGTCCTTCATTGACTGCAAATCCTTGCTTTTCCCAAGGAAATTCTGGGATGGCTAATAATAGTTGTTTCCCGGTCAGTGTCCAAGGATTTGCCATTTCTGATAAATAGAGATTGGAGTTCCCCGGAATGCGTGGGTCTAATTGCGCCCAAACATAATACAACTTTCCTTGATGTGTAAAAGTCGTGCCGTCTAAACTAAACGTATCTGTAGCCGTGTTGATTTGCCCTTTTTCTTCCCACTCAGTATTCATTGGATCAATTGACGTGTTTTCAAGAACGAACATCCGATGGTGATGATCACGATCACGAATCTCTGCATGATCACTGGCTGCAAAATAGATATACCACTTTCCTTGGATATAATGGATTTCTGGTGCCCAGATCAACTGACTCATGGGTCCAGTTTTAGGTGCATGCCAAACCAGTAACGTTTCTGCATGCTTCAAGCCATCGATCGTTTTCGCACGTCTTAATTCGATGGACTGATAACCAGGTAGAGAACCCGTAAAATAATAGTAGCCGTCCGTATGTTTGTAGATCCAAGGATCGGCTCGTTCAAGGACGATTGGATTAGCATAAGTTGTTTTTTTCATAAAGGTTCCTCACATTTTTTTAGTCTGATGACATTCCAAGAATATGCTTCAAGCACCATATGGATCGTGTTCTTTTCATTTACATCGATTACATGCTCTATCGGTTGGATCGTATTCGGTGCGTCTTTCGTATTTTTATCAAGCAAATGATCACTTTTTACGACTAGTTGGACTGCTTTAGTCTCTAGCTCAAAATCATGCGTTGTCGTAATGGACACTTTCTCTTCTGTGCGATTCACTAGAAACAGTACGATTTCTTGCTCATTTTCGACAACGACGCTATCAATGATCGGCACTTCTTTTCCAGTATCACAGTCATAAGTGGGACAAAACGTTTGTTGATCTAATACAGTGCCTTTCGCATATTTTGCCAGATGTTGCATCACATAATAGGTCGGATTTACCCATGCGATCCCATTTTTCTCTGTTAAGATAAGCGGGATGGTATTGACTAAAAGCGATTGGCAAGCAATTTTGACACGATCTGCATGCCGTAAAATCGCAAGACCCAATGTGCCGAACAGTAATGTATCTTCCATAGTGAACTGGCACCAATCGATTGGTGACCCCTCTTGGAATTTTTGATAGGTTTGTTCTGGTTGGCTATGAACATTCCATTCATCAAAAGCTAAGTACATCGTCTTGTCACTGCGTAGATAGCCTTTCACATAGTCACACGTCGCAATGATTTCTTCGATTTGTCGATCAAACCGTTCCGCTTTAGCTAAGTAAGTTTTGGTATCTGCTCGCTCATTTTTTGGAGGTTTAGTCAAATCTTCTTCGTCATATTTATCGATGTAATTATGCAAAGCGATATAATCTACGTTTTCATATGCTTCTTCTAAGGCGATTCGGTCCCATTCAGGATAAGACGCTAAGCGTGGCGTCGAACTACCGACTAAAATCGTTTCGATCGATTCATCGACTAATTTCATCGCCTTGGCAGATTCATTGGCTAACCTGCCATACTCATAGGCACTTTTTGCGCCAATTTGCCAAGGACCGTCTAACTCATTTCCTAAGCACCAAAGTTTCACGTTAAAAGGTTGCTCTTGTCCGTTTTGTTTGCGTAACTCACTCCAAGAGGTTCCTTCAGGAAAATTACAATACTCTACTAGATTACGCGCATCATCGATTCCTTTTGTGCCTAGATTCACCGTCATGATTGGCTCCGCTTCTACCATGTCTAACCATTTGAAAAATTCATGTAGCCCGAATGTATTTGGTTCGATTCCTTGCCATGCAAGATCGATTTTTTTTGGACGCTCGGTGACTGGACCAATCGTATCTTGCCAGTCATATCCTGAAGTGAAATTCCCTCCAGGATAACGGATCACCCCTAAAGACAGTTCTTTTACATAAGAAAGCACGTCCTGTCGAAAGCCATTCTTATCCGCGGTCGGATGTCCTGGTTCAAATATTCCGTTATACACGACACTTCCCATATGTTCAACAAAAGAACCGAAGAGTCGTGGACTGATAGCTCCTTTAGAAAATCCTTGACGTACCTTTAATTCAACTTTTTTCATTGCCACACTCCTTTCCTATTTATGTTTCCCACTAAATGATTGATCAACCACCAAACCCCACCTGCTAATACAAAAATAATCGGTGGAAACATAAACACAAGCACAAGAAAAACTAATAATATGCCACAACATACAAGATTCTTCAAAAAGTTGGTCAACACCCACAACGTACTTTCTTGAAAAAGTTCCTTTCCGGAAAGAGCGTCATTTTGGGCAAGAGAACTACACCAAGAAAGTAAAAACATCGTAAAAACCAACATTGTTACATACCCACAAATCACTAACCAAATAGCAGATTCTTGCAAAATAAGATTCATCGCAAAATAACTGATGATGGTCACGCCACTCATCACTAATTGAAGGAAAAACTTACGCTTAAAGCCCTGAAAAAAGGAATAGCAAACATGCCCTGATTCGCCATTCTTCCATTTATTCAACGCTGTAAAGACCCCTGTTGTGGCTGGTACTACTGTGACTAAAGGCAAAGAAACGACGACCCATAAAATCCCTAATAAGATATGATCGGAAATTTGGATCAATTGACCATACCATTTTGTTTCGACTAATTTCATCTTCTCACTCTTTCATGCCAGACATTGCAGTTCCTTGTACAAAGTATTTTTGAGCAAAAATATAAATGATCAACAATGGCAACATCGAAATAACTGTTCCTGCCATCACCGGTCCATAAAATGATATATTTTGTCCAGTGAATAAAGCTAATCCTGCAGGTAACGTCCGCATTTTCGAACTTGTTGTCAAAATCAGTGGATACAATAAATCATTCCAACTGTTCATCAACGTAAAGATTGCTAGTGATAGAAGTGTTGGCTTGCTCAAAGGCAACATGATCTTCAAGAAAATCTTGAACTCACCTAACCCGTCAATACGTGCGGCTTCTTCCAATGAATCTGGTAAAGTCACAAAAAACGACCGCATCATAAATATCCCAAAAGCAGTAGTCATCCGAGGAATGATCAATCCGGCATACGTATCTAACATACCTAAAAAGTTTGCTTGGATGAACAGTGGGATCATGAAGACTTGAAATGGGATCATCATCGTTAACAAAACAAAGTAAAACAACACCGATTTCCCTTTGAAGCGCATCCGAGCAAAAGCATACCCTGCAAGAGAATCAAAGAAAACAGAAGTGATCACTGTCCCACCTGCAAAGATTACTGTGTTTTTGATGTAATCTAACAACGGAATAGTCGTCCAAACCTTGATATAATTCTCAAAGGTATATTCATCTGCAAAAATTCTCGGGGGAAAAGAAATAATGTCTTTTTCATATTTGAACGAGGAAATGATCAACCATAGAAAAGGAAAAGCGATAATCAATAATACGAGTAACATTCCGACGACACGTAACCATTTCTTTCCATCAAACTTTTTCCGACGATTCGTTGAAACTGCTGTATAACTTTCCGAAAGCATATTATTACTCCCCCCTATTTCATTTGTTTTTCTTTTCTTGACATATATAAATTGGTCGAAATTGCCAGCACAGCTACAATGACAAACAGTACTGAAGATAATGCGGAAGCATAGCCTAACTCATATGGAGCGGTGAAGCCGCGACTATAAATGTATTGGACAGCTGTTTCCGTTTTGAATTGTGGTCCGCCGTTCGTTGCCACATATACTTGGTCAAACACTTGCATGGAACCAATCAAGTTGGTCAAGATACAAAAACCAAGAGATGGGACGATCTGCGGTAACGTGATATTAAAGAATTGTTGACGATTGGTTGCTCCATCCATTTGCGCTGATTCGTAAAGCGAAGGGGAGATTCCTTGAATAGCAGTGATCAGGATCGTCATTGTGACACCGAAATTTTTCCAAACCGTCATCAGCGCAACTGTTGGCATTGCTAATGTTGGATCACGGAAAAATTGTGGAATCGGCAAACCTACTTGTGAGAAAAGGTAAGGGATAGCCCCAACGTTTGGGTCAAGCAACATTGAAAAGATGATTGCAATGGATGTTAAGGAACAAATAACAGGGATATAAAAAGTTGAGCGACAAAAGCGATTGAAACGAGTATTCTTTGACAAGATCACCGCAGCTAATAAACCAACGATAATCTGTGTTGGTGTTTCAAGTAAGGTAAAATACAACGTATGGAAAAGTGAATTGACCGCACGTTCATCCCCAAAGATCCGCAAAAAGTTATCCATGCCTACGAACTCTCTTGAAGTAAAAAAGATGTTCAAATCAGTAAAACTGATCGCAAATGTACCAATCAGTGGCACCACTGTGAATAACAGTAGAATCAAAAAGGATGGCACTAAAAACAAATAAGCCGCTCGATCCGGTCGGTTCCAGTATCTGGTGAATGCTTTCATTTCGTCTATTTCCCCTCTTTCTTATTCGATGGATTCCTTGATGAAAAGTTCAAGCGATAAAAAATCAGACCAAGAAAGGAAAGAAGTTTTTCTCGAAAAAGGAAAACGAAAGCGATAAATATGTTTTTGCAATTTATAGACTTTCGCCTTATCTTCTACGAGATTACTTCTGTTTCCTTTGTTGTTTTGATTTCATTGTGAACTGTTACTCGATTATTCCTTCAATAGATCATTGATCTGATCATCTGCATCATTCATGAGTTGCTCTGGATCTTCACCAGCCAACAATTTTTCGATCAATGGATTGATGATATCATTATTGATTGCTGCGATTTTCGTGAATCCTGGTAGATAAGGTTCAGCATATTCCATTTGTTTGGATAGTTCCGATACGATAGGATCATTCTTCACTTCTTCATCTTCTGCAACTGATGATAAGTAGGCAGGGAAGCCATTTTCAATACTCCATTT from Enterococcus mundtii includes the following:
- a CDS encoding AI-2E family transporter; this translates as MEEDKKRKIKPVSWFWRWFLNNQVVTALLVVLLVLLIVFLFTKVSYLFEPIWQFLAIVGLPIILSGILYYLMNPVVDYFEKKKIPRLYSIIGLFILVVALIVWGSVVIIPKIQEQTVSFVSNFPQYVETIDDKLTEIFRDPLFSQFREQLENTGDQFMNSAGDILQNLSKSTVQSLGSFVGAVATIVVAVLTMPFILFYLLKDGKQLAPYLVKFLPTRMRVPTLKVLGEMNDQVSSYIRGQLTVAFAVAIMFMIGFAIIGLDYAVTLGIIAGFLNLIPYLGSFLAMIPAVFLAIVAGPIMLVKVLIVFALEQTIEGRLISPLVLGNQLSIHPVTILLVLLTSGKLFGVVGVILGIPVYAAAKVLISHIFEWYTTISSLYEEKQQE
- a CDS encoding LTA synthase family protein, which gives rise to MNKHLDKLSTKQQKILRITTLGVVTVLVILISNLYLQWCQNNLSVDLALKFAFSWHTEKFLLACFVLLTVFLFMVAFAGSYLFGLLFYLVSIGILGFANYLKMSYRQEPIYPDDLKMITEFNLLKDMTGTPIFIGLMLIAALAFGGVVWAIVRSFKKDRTFQIYRILTLVMTVAMMGYFSNFNNPNNLLRKAYNQTALWIPYSQKMNYYNTGFIGGFLYNLKVEPMERPEGYSKEKINEITEKYQAIADEKNQTASDEQPNIIYVMSESFSDPSHLNGVTVTGDPLADYREVANQTYSGRMLSQNYGGGTANIEFEALTGLSMALFNGQMTTPYTMLVPKLDQLPSLVSTLNAQNYRTTAIHPYNTSMYKREDVYQTLGFDTFISEGNMTYTDTIDNNPYISDESAYKEILDLLKDEETPQFVHLVTMQTHMPYAGKYSQLDFSATTEDDTGTDTLNNYLQDIAYSSQALKAFTEALKDTPRRTLVVFWGDHLPGIYSDEIKNKNEKQALHQTEFLMFDTAGELEKRETNDAVTSPFYFAANLLEQTNQKTTGFYQLLLEMESAIPAFERELYFQNGQWGKEAQLNQAQEEVYEAYRLIQYDLVSGEQYSLDAGFYEK
- a CDS encoding family 43 glycosylhydrolase; amino-acid sequence: MKKTTYANPIVLERADPWIYKHTDGYYYFTGSLPGYQSIELRRAKTIDGLKHAETLLVWHAPKTGPMSQLIWAPEIHYIQGKWYIYFAASDHAEIRDRDHHHRMFVLENTSIDPMNTEWEEKGQINTATDTFSLDGTTFTHQGKLYYVWAQLDPRIPGNSNLYLSEMANPWTLTGKQLLLAIPEFPWEKQGFAVNEGPAVLVRNGKIFITYSGSATDENYAMGLLWAEESADLLDGYSWHKNPEPVFVSSEKNKQFGPGHNSFTRSEDGKEDVLVYHARPEKNEGIDPLNNPNRHANAQVFSWDTEGFPVFGEPVAYSADI
- a CDS encoding alpha-N-arabinofuranosidase, which encodes MKKVELKVRQGFSKGAISPRLFGSFVEHMGSVVYNGIFEPGHPTADKNGFRQDVLSYVKELSLGVIRYPGGNFTSGYDWQDTIGPVTERPKKIDLAWQGIEPNTFGLHEFFKWLDMVEAEPIMTVNLGTKGIDDARNLVEYCNFPEGTSWSELRKQNGQEQPFNVKLWCLGNELDGPWQIGAKSAYEYGRLANESAKAMKLVDESIETILVGSSTPRLASYPEWDRIALEEAYENVDYIALHNYIDKYDEEDLTKPPKNERADTKTYLAKAERFDRQIEEIIATCDYVKGYLRSDKTMYLAFDEWNVHSQPEQTYQKFQEGSPIDWCQFTMEDTLLFGTLGLAILRHADRVKIACQSLLVNTIPLILTEKNGIAWVNPTYYVMQHLAKYAKGTVLDQQTFCPTYDCDTGKEVPIIDSVVVENEQEIVLFLVNRTEEKVSITTTHDFELETKAVQLVVKSDHLLDKNTKDAPNTIQPIEHVIDVNEKNTIHMVLEAYSWNVIRLKKCEEPL
- a CDS encoding DUF624 domain-containing protein, with protein sequence MKLVETKWYGQLIQISDHILLGILWVVVSLPLVTVVPATTGVFTALNKWKNGESGHVCYSFFQGFKRKFFLQLVMSGVTIISYFAMNLILQESAIWLVICGYVTMLVFTMFLLSWCSSLAQNDALSGKELFQESTLWVLTNFLKNLVCCGILLVFLVLVFMFPPIIFVLAGGVWWLINHLVGNINRKGVWQ
- a CDS encoding carbohydrate ABC transporter permease — its product is MLSESYTAVSTNRRKKFDGKKWLRVVGMLLVLLIIAFPFLWLIISSFKYEKDIISFPPRIFADEYTFENYIKVWTTIPLLDYIKNTVIFAGGTVITSVFFDSLAGYAFARMRFKGKSVLFYFVLLTMMIPFQVFMIPLFIQANFLGMLDTYAGLIIPRMTTAFGIFMMRSFFVTLPDSLEEAARIDGLGEFKIFLKIMLPLSKPTLLSLAIFTLMNSWNDLLYPLILTTSSKMRTLPAGLALFTGQNISFYGPVMAGTVISMLPLLIIYIFAQKYFVQGTAMSGMKE
- a CDS encoding carbohydrate ABC transporter permease, which translates into the protein MKAFTRYWNRPDRAAYLFLVPSFLILLLFTVVPLIGTFAISFTDLNIFFTSREFVGMDNFLRIFGDERAVNSLFHTLYFTLLETPTQIIVGLLAAVILSKNTRFNRFCRSTFYIPVICSLTSIAIIFSMLLDPNVGAIPYLFSQVGLPIPQFFRDPTLAMPTVALMTVWKNFGVTMTILITAIQGISPSLYESAQMDGATNRQQFFNITLPQIVPSLGFCILTNLIGSMQVFDQVYVATNGGPQFKTETAVQYIYSRGFTAPYELGYASALSSVLFVIVAVLAISTNLYMSRKEKQMK